CGATGCGCGCGGCGGTCGAGGAACTCCGCACGTTCTGCCCTCTCGTGAAGTGGCTCGGCAGCTATCCGGTGGCGGCGTGATGTTTTGGGAGGCCGTGGGCAAAACCCCACGGCCTCCGCAGTCGGAAGGCGGCGGGTTGCGTGGCATGGGCGTCCCCGCCCATGTTTTTTTGGGGGATGGCGGCGCGGAGCGCCGTCGCACGGGCGAGTCGCCCGTGCCACTCGACCTGGTAGGGCGGCGCAAAAATGCCATTTCATACCATTTCCGACTCCGTTTTGAACTTTGGCGGCCCCTGTCTTTTTGGAGGCCGCCCCTCCAAAAACATCTCTCCATCGCATTCTGGCGTCGGTTTGCAACCTATTGGGCTACAAACCGGGGTTTCGCCTGCGAGGTGGCTGGAGCCGCTGTTCGGGGATGCGGCAAGGTAAATGAGGAAATTCCTAATGGGCGGCCGCCGCGCCAGTGGCGGAGCTTTTTTGGAAAGGCGCGGCCTCGGCACGGATGCGGGCGATGGCATCCTGCACCTCTGCGTTCTTCAGAAAATCAGCCGCGAGACGTTCGCCGAGGATTCGTCCGCCGATGATGTCACTCGGATAATGCACGCCTGCGACGACGCGCGACCAGGCGAGTTCGCGGGCACGGGCGCGAAGCGCGTCGCCGTGCATGGGAAACGCGGCGGCGAGGAGCCCGGCCCAGAGATGCGCCTGCGTGGAGTGTCCACTGGGATACGCGCCGCTCGAGGGAAGCTCGAGGAGCGGCCGGATGGATTTGTCGAACAGCGGCGGACGCGGACGGTTCCAGATGTTTTTGGCGGTGTCGCTGATGGCTTTGCGATCGGCAAGGATCTGCTCGAAAAAAACGGCGGTGAACGGGAGATTCTCGGCATTGAACCAAGAGCCAAGCACAGAGTCGAAATGGAACACGCTGTAGGCGTCGAAGCGGCGCGCCAGTTCGGCTTGCGCGGGGGTGCGGGCGAGTTGCGCTTGATAAACGGTTTCGAGTTCGGCGCGGGTGGCGAGCGAGTCATCGGGCGGCGGCGCGGGGAGGAGCCCGGCGAGGTCGTAGGCCGCAGCATCGAGATAGCGCCCGGGCGCGGCGGAGAGCGAGGACGCGAGCGCGATGACGGCGAGCAGCGC
This genomic stretch from Termitidicoccus mucosus harbors:
- a CDS encoding phosphatase PAP2 family protein, with the protein product MKNAHRHARLFRARIASFAALLAVIALASSLSAAPGRYLDAAAYDLAGLLPAPPPDDSLATRAELETVYQAQLARTPAQAELARRFDAYSVFHFDSVLGSWFNAENLPFTAVFFEQILADRKAISDTAKNIWNRPRPPLFDKSIRPLLELPSSGAYPSGHSTQAHLWAGLLAAAFPMHGDALRARARELAWSRVVAGVHYPSDIIGGRILGERLAADFLKNAEVQDAIARIRAEAAPFQKSSATGAAAAH